A single genomic interval of Sebastes umbrosus isolate fSebUmb1 chromosome 9, fSebUmb1.pri, whole genome shotgun sequence harbors:
- the LOC119494566 gene encoding hepatitis A virus cellular receptor 1 homolog, with product MRGLCYFYLSILTQVSSSTVEVVGVFGHNVTLPCRYDAQTHGVLSFCWGRGTVPMSKCTDTILSTEDGAVLFRESSRYQLLGRVTDGDASLTILDAQQSDAGMYGCRLEIPGWFNDEKVNTWLVMEEASEEQPVTQDWTLATGGRQEILTSVTKNVEVGYQMLAIIGITKTEEMFKALQEVGNIGRVAAIFFFLIILILVFVFRRKFLPKKTLENLNTSPAENIYEVV from the exons ATGCGTGGTCTTTGTTATTTTTACCTCTCAATCCTGACCCAAG TGTCTTCCAGCACTGTCGAGGTCGTTGGCGTCTTTGGGCACAATGTCACTTTGCCCTGTAGGTATGACGCCCAAACTCACGGCGTCCTGAGTTTCTGTTGGGGACGAGGGACGGTGCCCATGTCCAAATGCACCGACACCATCTTGTCCACCGAGGACGGGGCTGTGCTTTTCAGGGAGTCCTCCAGGTACCAGCTGCTGGGCAGGGTGACAGACGGAGACGCGTCGTTGACCATCCTGGACGCTCAGCAGAGCGATGCCGGCATGTACGGCTGCAGGCTCGAGATCCCAGGGTGGTTCAATGACGAGAAGGTCAACACATGGCTGGTCATGGAGGAAG CTTCTGAGGAACAACCCGTTACCCAGGACTGGACACTTGCTACTGGTGGGAGACAAG AAATATTAACATCTGTGACTAAAAATGTGGAAGTTGGTTACCAAATGTTGGCGATAATTGGAATTACAAAAACTGAG GAAATGTTCAAAGCCCTCCAGGAAGTGGGGAACATTGGCAGGGTGGCAGCtattttcttcttcctcataATCTTAATCCTCGTCTTTGTTTTCC GGAGAAAATTTCTGCCGAAGAAGACGCTTGAAAATCTCAACACCTCCCCTGCTGAGAACATTTATGAAGTAGTATGA